The Eublepharis macularius isolate TG4126 chromosome 12, MPM_Emac_v1.0, whole genome shotgun sequence genomic sequence GCTGCAGTTTTGCATCTGCAGTGTGAAAGTACATTTTCTTCCTTGGGGATTTGGTAAAGAGAGGCTGGGCTGGAGTCCACTAAGTGGCAAGGGGTTGCAGATCGCACTGGGAGGTTCATTGTTCCCTTCCTAGATCTGCCTTCATTGAAAATCAAGGCTCATTGTTCAGGGCCATTGTTTCTCAAAGCTGTTTGCTCTAACATGTGAAAACACCCACTTGCTGGTGGCTCCCCCTACctctccccaacacacacactgctgGATTTATTAAAAGGATTAGGCAATAATCATATACCTACTCTGCTCCTCCTGCAAGGAGTTTACAATACCTTACAGTTCCCAAGGAGTTTCCTACCTGGCTGGCTTACTTGACAAGTTTGGCTTATGCTActttcttcctcttttacaaaCAAAATCTTCAAGGCCTGCTGGATCACTACTTGTGGTAATCTGCTTATTGGAACTGTTTTGCCATGGGCAGTAGATCAGTTTGAAAAGTCAGTGGTCCGCTGCTGCAAAGGGTGAGTGAAGGAAATCTCCAGTGGCAGGATCAGACtatattattttttttagaaaatgcatCCGCTGTCTCTCCACAGAGACCTACTTGAGGCGGCTCACAGAGTAAACACTACAAGAAATGATTAAAATGTCATCATAAGAACTATCAATAATAAAACAACCCAGAGCACAAAAACAGCATAACAcaactgtaatgttttgcatgtaatgccattgtgttttatttctgcttgctaatgtggggtttttaaagtTGTCATTAttagttaaaatgcaggcctctgcaGAAAGGAGGGGCTCGATAAGTGAATGGAGTGTAATCGGATCCTCAAATTAAaacaagcaaatcattacagaGTGGTATCAAAAATaagcaaaacattacaatatTTAGTAATCTAAAATGGTatcaataaaaacagtaaaataatgAGACCGtaaaacttgctttaaaaaacaaaagaaacagtccCTCAAAAGCCTGAAATGTTTTGGACCAGGCACCTAAAGGAGACTAAGGTAGGCActaggcaaacctcaagggagaGGATATTCCAAAGGCTCTGTCTTACAGTAAATCTAGATGGATCAGTAGGGTTTAATTAAGGTAAGGAATCAGTGCCCAGGTTCAGCACTGAACAAGGGAGATATGCCTGTAAGCCTGGACAGGGTGCAgttttctcacacacatacaGACCCCAGACcacaatctagggttgccaagctccaagaGGTTCCTGGAGTTCttcaattataactggtctccagatcacagagatcagttcccctgctggagagaaaggcaacTTGAGAGGACAGCCTCTATTGTATGGATTTGAGGGGAAATCCCTCTCCCAATTCTCCCCTTCATAGTTACCCccactaaatctccaggaatttccctagctggagttagcaacccttcACCAGCTTCCCTTGGTTCTAATGGAAGGAGTTTCAGGCAGCATGACATGGCTTCCAGGCAAACAAGCCCATAGAACCACACTGTTTATAAATTAGCTACTGTGAGGAGGATCATATACTGAATATGTTAGAACAGGGTTCCTCAATGTGGTGCTACTTCCCTTGGCATTTGCCAAGCTTTGCAGAAAGCAGGCAGGGCCATTGTAAGACAGTGGTTGTTATTGGCTACCATTTTCAAATGAAAAGGTTTTCCACTGTAGTATCAGGACTGGTAAGGGACTTGTGCTGTCCTGAGTCAGTATGTGGTTTCATTCATCCTTCAGCATTTCCTTCTTCCCTAGAGGTGCAAGGAAGAATGTATTCCATTTTGGCAacacctcctgaggcagccattttggatttggctctgtctcctggggcagccattttggggtggcactCACTACtgtctctcaaaattccaaaagtgcctgcatGCTCAATATTGTTGAGAACCCTTgtgttgggggttgggggggggaggttaaagcAGAGTCAACTtcgggaaaaaaagaagaaaaactgctAATGTAGTCAGTAGGTAATGCAAAACACCTCTGCCTAAGATACTGGAGAAcatctgccagtcagagtagacaatactgaccttgaaagaccaGTAGTCTGACTCAGCATGTGTTTATTCCAAATACATACACCAAGTTGTGTGACAGTAAGCCCAACAGTGTTGATACTCAGTCTACAAAATAAGATTCCTGTTGTCATTTTGCTTTTGACTGAATAAGAGTTTtggttccctcccaccctttccttgTATCTTTCTTCCCCATCCTTCACCCTAATGCCCCCTCCCCTCTACACATAACATGCAGGATGAACTGAAAAAGCTTTATACGCAACTGGAAGTTCATAAGACCAAGAAGATGACGGCCAATAACCCTCACCTTCAAAAGAAGAGGAGTTCCAAGAGGGGGCTTGGCCGTTCCCTCATGAAGCGTATCACCGAGATCCCTGAGTCTATGACCCGCCAGTGCAGCAAAGAGGAGAAAGATGGGTCTACCAGTGGAGGCGGCGGGAGTCGCTCAGGCTCCTACAAACGAAGGCACGTGGACTCTGGTAGCTCAAGCATGAAGCTGAAAGATGACTTCTCTTCCAAGAGCAAGGTGGCCTCATCAATGAAGAAGTCCCACAGCACCTATGATCACACCAGAGACGCCAAGGAGAACAACATACCAGCCAGGCATGATAGCTGCAAAGAGGCTCCTTTGTTAGATTCACTGATGAGGAAAAAACTAGCCAAGAAAGCTTCAGAGAGATCCAGTAGTGACTCTCTCGATGATTCAGCACCTTTGGTCTACAAATCAGCCAGCGCTCACAACCTATCGGCCAGTAAGAAACCTCTGCACCCCAAGCCTTCCCCCCTGCAGAAATCCCTCAGTGTTGCCACCAGTGCCAAAGAGAAGGCCTTGCTGCTCACTAGCAGAGCTTACTTAGAAGACTGTAGAAGGCAAAGCCAAGACAAAGAGAAGAGAGCAGCAGGAGACTCCACAACAGAAAGTGACGCCTCTGGGCACACTGAAATGACTGACATCGCCTCAGATCTAGTGGTGAAACAGCTACAGAGGGATGACGCATCTGAAAGAACTGTTAACTCCCTTCTGGAAGATAGCAGCTCCGTAAAGGATACTGCACAGCCGTTGGAAGCTGTCACGGCCCCATCAACTCCCTCAGAAAGCAGGATGCAGAAACATGTTACGTACACCACCAACAGGAGTTACAGCGTCCACATCTCCAATTTGGCGGAGAAGAGATACCAGGCTGGCAAGAAGATGCCACCTGAGCCTCCCATTCGGCAACAAAGCTTAGGTTATAGCCTTGAAAGAAGAGACCAAACACAGACTCTAGCTCAGTCCTTGAGAGATTCCAAAGACAGTCCAGTGCTGGTCAGTGTACACCTTCAGGAAACGACAGAGTCTCCAGCAAAGAGTGAGATGGGAAGAAGTAGGCAAGCAGCAGATGACACACCACTTCCTTCTCCCATTGGCCTACAAAGGCTGGCCTCCATTGCTGCAGAAGTCTGCCCTTGGGAGGTCATGGAAGTACCAAGCAAAAAAGACCCACAAGGGAGTGAGCTAGAGAGTCAGGATGACTCTCCAGAGAAACAACCCCCTCAGGTCTCCATTCCAAAAAGCTCCATGAAAAGCTTAACTCTGGCCATTAAGGCATTCAACCGGTCACGGATAAAGGCAAGCACTAGAGCAAGGAAGGATAGCGAAGAAAGCCCAAgaaaaaatgagagagaaaaatatAAGGATGGAAAAAACGAAAAGCCTAAACTGGCAGAAATAGTCTCTTTGTCTGTTGGAGGTACACCAAGGCAGCAGGAAACATTCAAGAGCCCGGAGGAGAGCAAGGTAAAGGTAGCCAACAGGCAATCAAGCATATGCCCTTGGGATGATGAAGACGTCCCAATCAGCCCACAGAAGAAGAGTCCAAGCAAAGTATTTGAGGTATGTCCTTGGGAGACGAGCGAAGATGGCACCATGCTAGGCAGAGCAAGCAGCACAGACGCAGCGGCTCCCAAAAGCACTGGAAAGATCTCCCCTATCAAGGTGGGAAAGGCCAAGAGTCAGCAGGAATCCATGCAGAGGAGCCTAGACACTGATCAAAACACAGAGAATAAAACCTCCAAGGATGCTCTAATGGTTCCAAAGACAGACAAGAAGAAGGCAGCAACATATCCTTGGGAAGTGGCAGAGGCCATAGCCAGCACTAAAAGTGATGGACAGTCCTGGGAAATGAGCACAGCTTTGCCCGGGGATGAATCGGTAAAAGAGGAGAAAGGGAAGCCCTTTGGGTACAAAAAAGGGGACTCTTTGAAAGAGGTTCTTCAGCCTGTGCCCCAAGAGAAGGCGAGTAGCCAGAGTGATTCCAAGGGTATCAAAGAACCCTTTCTGGGAACAGAGATGAAGAAGAGTCCAAATCTATCTGAaatagaccagaagaaacccaAGAGAATAGAGATCAATAAGACACAAGTTTGTCCTTGGGAAACAGAAGCCCGCATCAGTGATAAAGAACAAGTCTGCCCTTGGGACATGGAGGAACCTCCAATGAAGATGTTGTCTGTGGAAGACAATGGAGGGTTTTCCAAAGAGGAGAAGAGCAGCACTCCACAAACAGCAGTAAGGGAGAAAATCAGCCACCAAGTGGATTCCATTTGTCCCTGGGAGTCCATGGAACTACCACCAAAAACAGATGCTAGGAAATCCAAAGAGGAAACAAACATCAGAATAGTGATATGTCCTTGGGATACAGGTGTCCCAGAAGAACCAAATCAGGATCCAGGACAGGAATCCAAAGGGGCTGAAAGGATAACACCTGGAAGTCCCGTATCAGAAGAGATCAAAGACATTCCATCTAGAAAATGGGATCGAGAGGGCAGCTTTCGAACTTCTGTTTGCCCCTGGGAAGATGTAGGGGCTGAAGAGCCTAACATAAAAATTGCTGCTAAAATAACAGACCTACCCAAAGTCATTTTGAAGACATGCAGCAGTGAGGAGAGTAAAAAGGCAACGGTTTGTCCTTGGGAAGCTGCGGATATTGAAATTAGCTCAAAGGCAGCCATCTGCCCCGGGGATGTGACTCTGGCTTCATCAGATAAAAGGACTTCAGTACACGATCGGGGTGGAGCATCAAAAAGGACAGGAGACATCATGGCTACAACCGCAGAGATGGTGAGCAGCCCACGAGAATCCATCTGTCCTTGGGAAACTATGGACACTCACAACATTCCATCAGAGACTGGTGCTAAAAGTCTAGACCAATCTAAAGTTGACTGCAAAGAATCCCATAGCACTGAGAACTTCAAGGCAGAAGTGTGTCCTTGGGAAATTCAGGAAGCAGAATCCAGCACTAAGGCAGATGTGTGCCCATGGGAGGAGCCTGAAAGCTCACAGAGTAAAAGATCATCCTCAAAAGGTGGCAGAGCTCTTGAAAGGGGTAGGACTACCCCTCTGAAAGAAACAGAGCCTTCCAAAGCAACAGAGAAAGTGAGTGGTCCACGAGAGTCAGTCTGCCCATGGGAAAATGTAAATCTCAATGAAACCTTTGTTAAACCTGAAGTGTCTGAAACCCCTTCTAAGAAAACTGAGAGTGCTGATAGTTTAAGGGCAGAGATTTGCCCATGGGAAATCACTGAAAGCCTACCAAATATAAGCGCTTTGAGTACAAGTGACCAAGAAAGGAGGTGTACCGTGCTAAAGCCTCTGGAAAAGCTGAGCAGCCCACAAGAAGAAGTCTGTCCTTGGGAAAGCACGGAGCTTGAGGAATCGTCTATGCGTTTGGGTGCTCAAAGCCCAGCCTCAAAGAAATCAGATAGCATCGAAAGTCTAAGGGCTGTGGTTTGTCCATGGGAAACCTCAGAagaggacctcagcatggtagaCGTGCACCCATGGGCAACAGAGGATGCaccatttgaaaaaaatgagacAAGGCAAGACCCAGTTGGGGCTTCCAAACAGAAAACAGACAGGGCACTAAGAAGTCCAGGTGCAAAGAAAGTTGGGGGAGAATTTGCATTTAAGAAAATAGAGAAGTCCAAGAGCCACCAAGAGAGAGTTTGCTCCTGGGGGAGTATGGATTTTGAGAAATCACCTACCAAAAGCACCCGAAGTCTAGATCTGTTGCTCATTGGTTACAAAAAATACGACAGTGTTGAGAGCCTAAAAGCAGAGATTTGCCCATGGGAATTCCAGGAGATTCATACTAGAGCTGAAATATGTCCATGGGAGGAGTATGAAGGACCACCAGAGGGAGATGCCTTAAGAAAGGATAAAGACAGGTTTTCTAAAGATGAAACAAATACCAGACCAATGGGATGGTGGAAGGCCAAGGAGAAAGTGGGCAGCCCGCAAGAATCCATTTCTCCTTGGGATAGCATAGAACTACTGAGCAGCAAAAGTCCAAACCAGTCCAAAGCTGGTTCTAGCAAATCTGACAGTGTTGAAAGCTTGAGAGTAGAGGTATGTCCTTGGGAGGTAGAGGAAGAGGAATCTAGCAATAGGATGCATCCCTCAAAAAAAGAGCCAATGCTAATCACTAAAGTGATATTAAAACGAGACAGAAGTGGAGCTTTGAAAGGCAAAAGACTGACCAGTCCAGATTGGAAGAATGTTGGAGAACCAAGCACTTCTAAAAAGATAGAGAAGGCTCACAGCCATCAAGAGTTAGCTTACAAAAGTACTGAAGAACTCTCAATTAAAAAAAGCAGTAAAAGCTTTGATCTGTCCAAGGTTGCATCCCAAAAAT encodes the following:
- the GPR179 gene encoding probable G-protein coupled receptor 179 → MEISLLGFLLWCFHLELLWAAGIFQHQRSAPPKARTPEAKEWMPSFLSSLAPPFTWVPTPNLDKADPEGSEAAVAFLYSGDVLRLSQANCTQRFEVRDVGKASSPPPALRSALRSATDTLAHATNFLNMVFQTNDIRESSVKDDVEWYHALVRSVMEGDSQVYRAMLTFDAHLVSSKPQMMLQATKENNEILLQDLSASAESLRNLTWENEWYNFFRFQKAPMLFKRILSNDLKTLDTPKWHQGDSYVMDTDHIKWSPPFLECEDGRFLPNWMVTLSSSFYGLKPDLKPEFKGVVRMDVKIRNIDINQCTSGQGWFANTHQCDLNSTKCIPQENQGFILGRYLCPCKPGFYRASRPFSSSSSSNGWSGKSSSQYAGQYGTVDPGYLLECRPCQEGCTTCIDDTPCLIKEDWSLRAAILAFQAFCMLAVFFSMLVSYHFRKSKRIRASGVILLETILFGSLLLYFPVFILYFKPSIFRCIVLRWVRMLGFAIVYGTITLKLYRVLKVFLSRTAQRVPYMTSGRVLKMLALILLLVLWFLAAWTIGMLQNIEKNIPLVVRAQTPNGLQFYICDHDRWDYMMVVAEMLFLFWGSFLCYATRTVPSAFHEPRYMGIALHNELIVSAAFHVVRFLMVPSLHPDWTLLLFFIHTHITTTLTLALLFIPKFLHVGSPLREEIAAEVYEDELDMRRSGSYLNSSITSAWSEHSLDPDDIRDELKKLYTQLEVHKTKKMTANNPHLQKKRSSKRGLGRSLMKRITEIPESMTRQCSKEEKDGSTSGGGGSRSGSYKRRHVDSGSSSMKLKDDFSSKSKVASSMKKSHSTYDHTRDAKENNIPARHDSCKEAPLLDSLMRKKLAKKASERSSSDSLDDSAPLVYKSASAHNLSASKKPLHPKPSPLQKSLSVATSAKEKALLLTSRAYLEDCRRQSQDKEKRAAGDSTTESDASGHTEMTDIASDLVVKQLQRDDASERTVNSLLEDSSSVKDTAQPLEAVTAPSTPSESRMQKHVTYTTNRSYSVHISNLAEKRYQAGKKMPPEPPIRQQSLGYSLERRDQTQTLAQSLRDSKDSPVLVSVHLQETTESPAKSEMGRSRQAADDTPLPSPIGLQRLASIAAEVCPWEVMEVPSKKDPQGSELESQDDSPEKQPPQVSIPKSSMKSLTLAIKAFNRSRIKASTRARKDSEESPRKNEREKYKDGKNEKPKLAEIVSLSVGGTPRQQETFKSPEESKVKVANRQSSICPWDDEDVPISPQKKSPSKVFEVCPWETSEDGTMLGRASSTDAAAPKSTGKISPIKVGKAKSQQESMQRSLDTDQNTENKTSKDALMVPKTDKKKAATYPWEVAEAIASTKSDGQSWEMSTALPGDESSPNLSEIDQKKPKRIEINKTQVCPWETEARISDKEQVCPWDMEEPPMKMLSVEDNGGFSKEEKSSTPQTAVREKISHQVDSICPWESMELPPKTDARKSKEETNIRIVICPWDTGVPEEPNQDPGQESKGAERITPGSPVSEEIKDIPSRKWDREGSFRTSVCPWEDVGAEEPNIKIAAKITDLPKVILKTCSSEESKKATVCPWEAADIEISSKAAICPGDVTLASSDKRTSVHDRGGASKRTGDIMATTAEMVSSPRESICPWETMDTHNIPSETGAKSLDQSKVDCKESHSTENFKAEVCPWEIQEAESSTKADVCPWEEPESSQSKRSSSKGGRALERGRTTPLKETEPSKATEKVSGPRESVCPWENVNLNETFVKPEVSETPSKKTESADSLRAEICPWEITESLPNISALSTSDQERRCTVLKPLEKLSSPQEEVCPWESTELEESSMRLGAQSPASKKSDSIESLRAVVCPWETSEEDLSMVDVHPWATEDAPFEKNETRQDPVGASKQKTDRALRSPGAKKVGGEFAFKKIEKSKSHQERVCSWGSMDFEKSPTKSTRSLDLLLIGYKKYDSVESLKAEICPWEFQEIHTRAEICPWEEYEGPPEGDALRKDKDRFSKDETNTRPMGWWKAKEKVGSPQESISPWDSIELLSSKSPNQSKAGSSKSDSVESLRVEVCPWEVEEEESSNRMHPSKKEPMLITKVILKRDRSGALKGKRLTSPDWKNVGEPSTSKKIEKAHSHQELAYKSTEELSIKKSSKSFDLSKVASQKSDSTESLRAEVCPWESQEFELITKTEAFPWEVAGVPLEKRLSRKVVSRAFQGDTKEVTKSSGDLSKGAEDLASSNSASTSIKKSDSRREICPWETEPPEVSIKEISQWETGTVLVTETEKQATCTGKTAVSPVCEKRSQSKHEGFARHKPLCRTYPESMLPKGLSKGSGTQTAAKTGSDSAIADICPWEDPAAIRKDSAAISKAFSEASLWEARDSGSASAKDQTGRKPQPDEARNPREVRSVICPWDCD